One Vigna unguiculata cultivar IT97K-499-35 chromosome 7, ASM411807v1, whole genome shotgun sequence genomic region harbors:
- the LOC114189934 gene encoding spliceosome-associated protein 130 A yields the protein MYLYSLTLQRPTGIICAINGNFSGGKSQEIVVARGKVLDLLRPDDNGRIQTILSVEIFGAIRSLAQFRLMGAQKDYIVVGSDSGRIVILEYNKEKNVFDKVHQETFGKSGCRRIVPGQYLAIDPKGRAVMIGACEKQKLVYVLNRDTAARLTISSPLEAHKSHTLVYSICGVDCGFENPIFAAIELDYSEADQDSTGQAASEAQKHLTFYELDLGLNHVSRKWSEQVDNGANLLVTVPGGGDGPSGVLVCAENFVIYKNQGHPDVRAVIPRRDDLPAERGVLIVSAAMHKLKSMFFFLLQTEYGDIFKVTLEHNNDRVSELKIKYFDTIPVTASMCVLKSGFLFAASEFGNHALYQFKSIGDEDDVEASSATLMETEEGFQPVFFQPRRLKNLVRIDQVESLMPIMDMKVSNLFEEETPQIFTLCGRGPRSSLRILRTGLAVSEMAVSKLPGIPSAVWTVKKNVIDEFDAYIVVSFTNATLVLSIGETVEEVSDSGFLDTTPSLAVSLIGDDSLMQVHPNGIRHIREDGRINEWRTPGKRTISKVGSNRLQVVIALSGGELIYFEVDVTGQLMEVEKHEMSGDVACLDIAPVPEGRQRSRFLAVGSYDKTIRILSLDPDDCMQALSVQSVSSAPESLLFLEVQASVGGEDGADHPASLFLNAGLQNGVLFRTVVDMVTGQLSDSRSRFLGLRAPKLFSIIVRGKRAMLCLSSRPWLGYIHQGHFLLTPLSYETLEYAASFSSDQCVEGVVAVAGEALRIFTIERLGETFNETVIPLRYTPRKFVLQPKRKLLVMIESDQGALTAEEREAARKECFEAAQAGENGTGSADQMENGGDDEDKDDPLSDEHYGYPKAESDKWVSCIRVLDPRTGNTTCLLELQENEAAFSICTVNFHDKEYGTLLAVGTAKGLQFLPKRTVTAGFIHIYRFVEEGRSLELLHKTQVEGVPLALCQFQGRLLAGIGPVLRLYDLGKRRLLRKCENKLFPNTIVSIQAYRDRIYVGDVQESFHYCKYRRDENQLYIFADDCVPRWLTASYHIDFDTMAGADKFGNIYFVRLPQDVSDEIEEDPTGGRIKWEQGKLNGAPNKVEEIVQFHVGDVVTCLQKASLIPGGGECIVFGTVMGSVGALHAFTSRDDVDFFSHLEMHMRQDHPPLCGRDHMAYRSAYFPVKDVIDGDLCEQFPTLPMDLQRKIADELDRTPGEILKKLEEVRNKII from the exons ATGTATCTCTACAGTCTCACTCTCCAGCGTCCCACTGGCATCATCTGTGCCATCAACGGCAACTTCTCCGGCGGCAAGAGCCAGGAAATCGTCGTCGCCCGTGGCAAGGTCCTCGATCTCCTCCGTCCCGACGACAATGGCCGGATCCAAACCATCCTCTCCGTCGAAATCTTCGGCGCCATTCGCTCCCTCGCTCAGTTCCGCCTCATGGGCGCTCAGAAGGACTACATCGTCGTCGGCTCCGACTCCGGTCGCATCGTAATCCTCGAATATAACAAAGAGAAAAACGTATTCGACAAAGTCCACCAAGAAACCTTCGGAAAATCTGGTTGCCGCCGAATTGTCCCAGGTCAGTACCTCGCCATCGATCCAAAGGGTAGGGCCGTTATGATTGGCGCCTGCGAGAAGCAGAAACTCGTTTATGTTTTGAATAGGGACACTGCTGCTAGGTTAACCATTTCTTCCCCTTTAGAAGCTCACAAATCTCACACTTTAGTTTATTCAATTTGCGGTGTTGATTGTGGTTTTGAAAACCCTATTTTTGCTGCTATTGAATTGGACTACTCTGAGGCAGACCAGGATTCCACTGGTCAGGCTGCTTCTGAGGCTCAGAAGCATTTGACCTTTTATGAGCTTGATCTTGGGCTCAACCATGTTTCGCGGAAGTGGTCCGAGCAGGTTGATAATGGGGCCAATTTGCTTGTTACTGTTCCTGGTGGTGGTGATGGCCCTAGTGGGGTGCTTGTATGTGctgaaaattttgttatttataagaATCAAGGTCATCCGGATGTTAGGGCTGTGATTCCACGGCGAGACGACTTGCCAGCTGAGCGTGGCGTGCTTATTGTCTCGGCTGCCATGCACAAACTGAAGAGCATGTTCTTCTTCCTCCTGCAGACGGAATATGGGGACATTTTTAAGGTCACGTTGGAACACAACAATGACCGTGTATCTGAATTGAAGATTAAATACTTTGATACTATTCCTGTTACTGCTTCGATGTGTGTGCTGAAGTCAGGGTTCTTGTTTGCTGCctcagagtttgggaaccatgCTCTGTATCAATTTAAGTCTATAGGGGATGAGGATGACGTGGAGGCATCATCTGCCACGCTAATGGAAACCGAGGAAGGTTTTCAGCCTGTGTTTTTCCAGCCCAGGAGACTGAAAAACCTTGTCAGGATTGACCAGGTTGAGAGTTTAATGCCAATAATGGATATGAAGGTCAGTAATCTCTTTGAAGAGGAAACTCCTCAGATTTTTACTCTCTGTGGACGTGGTCCTAGGTCGTCTTTGAGGATTTTGAGAACTGGTTTAGCGGTTAGTGAGATGGCTGTATCCAAGCTTCCTGGTATACCAAGTGCTGTCTGGACGGTGAAGAAGAATGTTATTGACGAGTTTGATGCTTACATTGTTGTGTCATTCACAAACGCAACTCTTGTGCTTTCCATTGGTGAGACTGTTGAAGAAGTTAGCGACAGTGGGTTTCTTGACACGACTCCCTCCCTTGCTGTTTCTTTGATAGGAGATGATTCTCTCATGCAGGTTCACCCAAATGGTATCAGGCATATCAGGGAGGATGGCCGTATTAATGAATGGAGAACACCTGGAAAGAGGacaatttcaaaagttggaTCAAATAGACTTCAGGTGGTTATTGCACTCAGTGGAGGGGAGcttatatattttgaagtagATGTAACTGGCCAGTTGATGGAGGTGGAGAAGCATGAAATGTCTGGAGATGTTGCTTGTTTAGACATTGCTCCAGTGCCCGAAGGCAGACAAAGATCTCGATTTCTTGCAGTTGGCTCATATGACAAGACCATCCGCATCTTATCACTGGATCCTGATGATTGTATGCAGGCACTAAGTGTTCAGAGTGTTTCTTCAGCTCCAGAGTCTCTACTTTTTCTTGAAGTTCAAGCTTCTGTTGGTGGTGAGGATGGTGCAGATCATCCTGCTAGCCTATTCTTGAACGCTGGGTTACAGAATGGTGTGTTGTTTAGAACTGTGGTGGATATGGTTACAGGTCAGCTTTCTGATTCACGTTCCAGGTTCTTAGGATTGAGAGCCCCAAAGCTGTTTTCCATCATTGTGAGAGGCAAGCGGGCTATGCTTTGTTTGTCTAGTCGACCCTGGCTTGGTTATATTCACCAAGGACATTTCCTTTTAACACCCCTTTCATATGAAACCCTTGAATATGCTGCTTCATTTTCATCTGACCAGTGTGTAGAAGGTGTAGTTGCTGTTGCTGGCGAAGCCTTGAGAATTTTTACCATAGAAAGGTTAGGGGAAACATTTAATGAAACTGTAATTCCATTAAGGTACACACCAAGGAAATTTGTTCTGCAACCCAAACGAAAACTCCTTGTGATGATTGAGAGTGATCAGGGTGCATTAACTGCAGAAGAGCGTGAAGCTGCTAGGAAAGAGTGTTTTGAGGCTGCTCAAGCCGGGGAGAATGGTACTGGAAGCGCGGACCAAATGGAGAATGGTGGTGATGATGAAGATAAAGATGATCCCCTCTCTGATGAGCACTATGGCTATCCAAAAGCTGAATCAGACAAATGGGTTTCATGCATCAGAGTTCTTGATCCCAGGACAGGAAATACAACTTGTCTTTTGGAGCTTCAGGAGAATGAGGCTGCTTTCAGCATATGCACAGTAAATTTCCATGATAAGGAATATGGAACCCTTTTAGCTGTTGGGACGGCTAAGGGACTGCAATTTTTGCCCAAAAGGACTGTAACTGCAggatttattcatatttataggTTTGTAGAGGAGGGAAGATCTCTTGAACTTCTTCACAAAACACAGGTAGAAGGTGTTCCTCTTGCTCTATGTCAGTTTCAAGGAAGATTACTTGCAGGGATAGGACCTGTGCTCAGGTTATATGATTTGGGGAAAAGACGTCTGTTAAGAAAATGTGAGAATAAGCTATTCCCCAACACGATTGTCTCTATTCAGGCATATCGTGATCGAATTTATGTTGGTGATGTTCAAGAG tCTTTCCATTACTGCAAGTATAGGCGGGACGAAAACCAACTTTATATATTTGCCGATGATTGTGTTCCAAGGTGGCTTACTGCATCGTACCACATAGATTTTGACACCATGGCAGGTGCAGACAAGTTTGGAAATATCTATTTTGTGCGGCTGCCACAGGATGTTTCAGATGAGATAGAAGAAGATCCTACTGGTGGTAGGATCAAGTGGGAGCAAGGAAAGCTGAATGGAGCTCCCAATAAGGTGGAAGAAATTGTACAGTTTCATGTTGGTGATGTGGTCACATGCTTGCAAAAGGCTTCTCTCATACCAGGTGGTGGAGAGTGCATTGTATTTGGAACAGTTATGGGAAGTGTTGGCGCGCTACATGCCTTTACTTCACGAGATGATGTTGACTTCTTTTCTCATTTGGAGATGCATATGAGACAAGATCACCCACCTTTGTGCGGAAGAGACCACATGGCATATAGATCTGCATATTTTCCCGTTAAG GATGTTATTGATGGGGATCTATGCGAGCAATTCCCAACATTGCCAATGGATTTGCAGAGAAAAATTGCTGATGAATTGGACAGAACCCCTGGAGAGATACTGAAGAAACTCGAGGAAGTGAGAAATAAGATTATTTAA
- the LOC114189660 gene encoding caffeoylshikimate esterase-like, which produces MATETPAIKYEEEHILNSRGMKLFTCRWLPANRSPKALIFMCHGYAMECSVTMNSTGIRLSQAGFAMFGIDYEGHGKSEGVPGLVMNFDRVIDDCLQHFSTISEKAEYKNKMRFLMGESMGGAVALLLHRKEPQFWDGAILVAPMCKIAEEMKPNTMVIRVLNALSRVVPSWRIVPGPDIIDIAFKVPEVREEIRENEYCYKGRPRLRTASELLRISTEIESRLNEVSLPFLVLHGEEDQVTDKAVSKQLHEVAASSDKTLKLYRGMWHGLLYGEPPENLNIVFADIIRWLEKKTQFGNARLERELKGEHELAMRSDL; this is translated from the exons ATg GCCACTGAAACCCCCGCGATCAAATACGAGGAG GAACATATACTAAATTCACGAGGGATGAAGCTCTTTACATGCCGATGGCTTCCGGCTAATAGGAGTCCGAAAGCTTTGATCTTCATGTGCCATGGCTACGCCATGGAATGCAGCGTCACCATGAACA GCACGGGAATAAGACTTTCGCAAGCGGGTTTTGCGATGTTTGGGATTGATTACGAAGGACATGGAAAATCAGAAGGGGTTCCTGGTCTTGTCATGAATTTTGACAGAGTCATCGACGATTGTTTGCAACATTTCTCCACAATTTCTg AAAAAGCAGAGTACAAGAACAAGATGAGGTTCTTGATGGGTGAATCCATGGGAGGAGCTGTGGCACTTCTTTTGCATAGGAAAGAACCACAATTCTGGGATGGGGCCATTTTGGTCGCACCCATGTGCAAG ATTGCAGAAGAAATGAAACCAAACACAATGGTGATTAGGGTATTGAATGCACTAAGCAGAGTTGTTCCGTCGTGGAGAATAGTGCCCGGCCCAGACATAATTGATATTGCCTTCAAAGTGCCTGAAGTGAGAGAAGAG ATCAGAGAGAATGAATATTGCTACAAAGGAAGGCCTCGGTTGAGAACAGCCTCGGAACTTCTAAGGATCAGTACAGAAATCGAGTCAAGACTGAATGAG GTTTCACTTCCTTTTCTAGTTTTACACGGTGAGGAGGATCAAGTGACGGATAAAGCAGTAAGCAAACAGCTACACGAAGTGGCTGCAAGCTCAGACAAGACACTGAAGTTGTACCGAGGAATGTGGCATGGTCTGCTGTATGGAGAGCCACCGGAAAACTTGAATATTGTATTCGCGGATATTATTCGGTGGTTAGAGAAGAAAACTCAGTTTGGAAATGCAAGATTGGAGAGAGAGCTGAAAGGAGAACATGAACTTGCGATGAGGTCTGATCTCTAG
- the LOC114190057 gene encoding 60S ribosomal protein L35, translating into MARIKVYELRQKTKAELLNQLKDLKAELALLRVAKVTGGAPNKLSKIKVVRLSIAQVLTVISQKQKAALRDAYKNKKYLPLDLRPKKTRAIRRRLTKHQASLKTEREKKKETYFPMRKYAIKV; encoded by the exons ATGG CGAGGATTAAGGTTTACGAGCTGAGACAGAAGACGAAAGCTGAACTCTTGAATCAGCTGAAGGACCTCAAGGCCGAGCTAGCATTGCTTCGTGTTGCTAAGGTCACCGGAGGTGCCCCTAACAAGCTCTCCAAGAT AAAAGTGGTGAGGTTGTCGATTGCCCAGGTTTTGACTGTGATTTCTCAGAAGCAAAAGGCTGCGTTGAGGGATGCCTACAAGAACAAAAAGTACCTGCCCCTTGATCTCCGCCCCAAGAAGACCAGGGCTATTCGCAGGAGGCTTACTAAGCACCAG GCTTCGTTGAAGACTGAgagggagaagaagaaggagactTATTTCCCAATGAGGAAGTATGCTATCAAGGTGTAA
- the LOC114190464 gene encoding putative pectate lyase 21, producing MAGIQMLPYGDVDSNLRAMAGCAEGFGRHAIGGLHGSLYIVTNLADDGPGSLREGCRRNEPLWIVFEVSGTINLSSYLSVSSYKTIDGRGHKVKLTGKGLRLKECEHIIVCNLEFEGGRGHDVDGIQIKPNSRHIWIDRCTLRDYDDGLIDITRQSTDITVSRCYFGQHDKTMLIGADPTHVGDRCIRVTIHHCFFDGTRQRQPRVRFGKVHLYNNYTRNWAIYAVCASVESQIYSQCNIYEAGTKKKTFEFYTEKAADKEEQKSGNIVSEGDMFLNGAEPCLVTENREVAMFHPTEYYQTWTMETAAHSLREILQLCTGWQSIRRPVDRMVPN from the exons ATGGCGGGGATTCAGATGCTACCGTACGGCGACGTCGATTCCAATTTGAGGGCTATGGCCGGGTGCGCCGAGGGTTTCGGCCGCCATGCCATCGGCGGCCTCCATGGTTCTCTGTATATCGTCACCAATCTCGCAG ATGACGGTCCTGGGTCCCTTCGCGAAGGATGTCGTAGAAATGAACCTTTGTGGATTGTTTTTGAGGTTTCTGGTACGATTAATCTGTCGTCGTACCTGAGTGTGTCGTCGTATAAGACAATAGATGGGAGAGGGCATAAGGTGAAACTGACTGGGAAAGGTCTGAGGCTGAAGGAATGTGAACACATCATCGTGTGCAACCTTGAATTTGAGGGTGGTAGGGGTCATGATGTTGATGGCATTCAAATCAAACCAAATTCTAGGCATATATGGATCGATCGATGCACCCTTCGTGATTACGACGATGGCCTTATAGACATCACAAGACAAAGCACCGATATCACTGTATCCAG GTGTTACTTTGGGCAGCATGACAAGACCATGCTCATTGGAGCTGACCCGACTCACGTTGGTGATAGATGCATCCGGGTGACCATTCACCACTGTTTCTTTGATGGAACGCGGCAAAGACAGCCACGTGTGAGGTTTGGAAAAGTTCATCTGTACAACAATTACACCAGAAACTGGGCGATTTATGCTGTTTGTGCTAGTGTGGAATCCCAG ATATACTCTCAATGTAACATATATGAAGCGGGAACAAAGAAAAAGACTTTTGAATTTTATACTGAGAAg GCGGCAGATAAGGAAGAGCAAAAGTCCGGCAACATAGTATCAGAAGGAGACATGTTTTTGAATGGTGCAGAGCCATGCTTGGTTACAGAAAACAGAGAAGTGGCCATGTTCCATCCTACCGAATATTACCAGACGTGGACGATGGAAACTGCTGCGCATTCTCTTAGAGAGATCCTCCAATTGTGTACAGGTTGGCAATCCATTCGTAGGCCAGTAGATCGTATGGTCCCTAATTAA
- the LOC114189901 gene encoding 3-ketoacyl-CoA synthase 19-like → MNLFFLFLLPFLFYSFVSLLKLILQRRGQSCYMLAYECFKPPEDTKLDTDSATKIVLRNRKLRLEELRFLLKTIVSSGIGENTYCPRTVLEGREECPTLKDTYEEIDEIMFDTLDNLFKKTGISPSEVDILVVNVSLFSPAPSLAARIINRYKMRENVKAFNLAGMGCSASVVAIDVVQQLFKTYKNSVGIVVSTEDLGAHWYCGTDKKMMLSNCLFRSGGCSVMLTNKASLKERAILKLKHMERTQYGADDEAYNCCIQVEDEQGYSGFRLTKSLVKSAAQALTVNLQAMAPKILPVWEMVRFFFASVKYSGMKKREMVPFFTGLVLGKNKTKKTKVNLLGGGLNFKTGIEHFCVHPGGRAVIDGVGKGFRLSEYDLEPARMALHRWGNTSAGGLWYVLGYMEAKKRLKKGDRILMISLGAGFKCNNCVWEVTRDLSDTNVWKDCIESYPPQNLSNPFKDKYNWINDEYLSFVRLDFSRMVL, encoded by the coding sequence ATGAATCTTTTCTTCTTGTTTCTCCTTCCCTTCTTATTCTACTCTTTCGTTTCCCTTTTGAAGTTGATTCTTCAACGTAGAGGCCAATCATGTTACATGTTGGCCTACGAGTGCTTTAAGCCTCCAGAAGACACCAAACTCGACACCGATTCCGCGACAAAGATTGTCCTACGAAACAGAAAGCTGAGGTTGGAGGAGTTGAGGTTTCTCCTCAAAACCATTGTCAGTTCGGGGATTGGGGAGAACACTTACTGCCCCAGAACCGTTCTTGAAGGGAGAGAGGAGTGTCCAACTCTTAAGGACACATACGAGGAAATAGACGAGATCATGTTCGACACACTCGACAACCTCTTCAAGAAGACGGGGATTTCACCCTCCGAGGTAGACATCCTCGTAGTGAACGTCTCCTTGTTCTCGCCGGCACCTTCTCTCGCAGCACGCATCATAAACAGGTACAAGATGAGAGAAAACGTGAAAGCTTTCAATCTTGCAGGAATGGGGTGCAGTGCAAGTGTGGTTGCTATCGATGTGGTGCAGCAACTGTTCAAGACTTACAAGAACTCCGTCGGGATTGTTGTGAGCACGGAGGATCTTGGTGCACATTGGTACTGTGGCACGGACAAGAAAATGATGCTTTCTAACTGCCTCTTTCGTTCCGGTGGCTGCTCTGTGATGTTAACAAACAAGGCTTCTCTGAAGGAGCGTGCAATATTGAAACTGAAGCACATGGAGAGGACCCAGTACGGTGCTGATGACGAGGCTTACAACTGCTGCATACAGGTGGAGGATGAGCAGGGGTACTCGGGTTTTCGCCTCACCAAGAGTCTTGTGAAGAGTGCCGCTCAAGCCTTGACGGTGAATCTTCAAGCGATGGCACCCAAGATTCTGCCGGTGTGGGAAATGGTACGGTTCTTTTTTGCCTCTGTAAAGTACAGTGGGATGAAGAAAAGGGAAATGGTACCCTTTTTCACTGGGCTGGTTCTTGGGAAGAACAAGACGAAGAAGACAAAGGTTAATCTTTTGGGAGGTGGGTTGAATTTCAAGACAGGGATAGAACACTTTTGTGTGCATCCTGGTGGGAGGGCAGTTATTGATGGTGTTGGAAAGGGTTTTAGGCTCTCTGAATATGACCTAGAACCTGCAAGGATGGCACTTCACCGTTGGGGAAACACTTCTGCCGGTGGGCTTTGGTACGTTTTGGGCTACATGGAGGCGAAGAAGAGGTTGAAGAAGGGTGATAGGATTCTGATGATAAGTCTTGGAGCTGGGTTCAAGTGCAACAACTGTGTTTGGGAGGTGACGAGGGACTTGTCTGATACAAACGTGTGGAAGGACTGCATAGAAAGTTACCCTCCGCAGAACCTGAGTAACCCTTTCAAGGATAAGTATAATTGGATCAATGATGAATATCTAAGCTTTGTGAGGTTGGATTTTAGCAGGATGGTCCTTTAG
- the LOC114190894 gene encoding 3-ketoacyl-CoA synthase 19-like, which produces MDLLFLCLLPFVFYSFFSLLKLILQRRDQSCYMLAYECFMPQEDTKLNTDSAVKIVLRNRKLRLEELRFLLKTMVSSGIGENTYCPRAILEGREECPSLKDMYEEIDEIMFDTLDNLFKKTGISPSEIDILVVNVSLFSPAPSLTARIINRYKMRENVKAFNLAGMGCSASVVAIDVVQQLFKTYKNAVGIVVSTEDLGAHWYCGTDRTMMLSNCLFRSGGCSVMLTNKASLKERAILKLKHMERTQYGADDEAYNCCIHEEDEQGYLGHRLTKSLVKSAAQALTVNLQAMAPKILPVWEMVRFFFASVRYSGMKKREMVPFFTGLVLGKNKMKKTKVNLLGGGLNFKTGIEHFCVHPGGRAVIDGVGKGLRLSEYDLEPARMALHRWGNTSCGGLWYVLGYMEAKKRLKKGDRILMISLGAGFKCNNCVWEVMRDLSDTNVWKDCIESYPLQNISNPFKDKYEWINDEYLSFVRFDFSRIVH; this is translated from the coding sequence ATGGATCTTTTGTTCTTGTGCCTCCTTCCCTTCGTATTCTActctttcttttcccttttgaaGTTGATTCTTCAACGTAGAGACCAATCATGTTACATGTTGGCCTACGAGTGCTTTATGCCCCAAGAAGACACAAAACTCAACACCGATTCGGCCGTCAAGATCGTCCTACGAAACAGAAAGCTGAGGTTGGAGGAATTGAGGTTTCTCCTCAAAACCATGGTCAGTTCGGGGATTGGGGAGAACACTTACTGCCCCAGAGCCATTCTTGAAGGGAGAGAGGAGTGTCCATCTCTTAAGGACATGTACGAGGAAATAGACGAGATCATGTTCGACACACTCGACAACCTCTTCAAGAAGACGGGGATTTCACCCTCCGAGATAGACATCCTCGTAGTGAACGTCTCCTTGTTCTCGCCGGCACCTTCTCTCACAGCACGCATCATAAACAGGTACAAGATGAGAGAAAACGTGAAAGCTTTCAATCTTGCAGGAATGGGGTGCAGTGCAAGTGTGGTTGCTATCGATGTGGTGCAGCAACTGTTCAAGACTTACAAGAACGCTGTTGGGATTGTTGTGAGCACGGAGGATCTTGGTGCACATTGGTACTGTGGCACGGACAGGACAATGATGCTTTCTAACTGCCTCTTTCGCTCTGGTGGCTGCTCTGTGATGTTGACAAACAAGGCTTCTCTGAAGGAGCGTGCGATATTGAAACTGAAGCACATGGAGAGGACCCAGTACGGTGCTGATGACGAGGCTTACAACTGCTGTATACATGAGGAAGATGAGCAGGGGTATTTGGGTCATCGCCTCACCAAGAGTCTTGTGAAGAGTGCCGCTCAAGCCTTGACGGTGAATCTTCAAGCGATGGCACCCAAGATTCTGCCGGTGTGGGAAATGGTAAGGTTCTTTTTTGCCTCTGTAAGGTACAGTGGGATGAAGAAAAGGGAAATGGTACCCTTTTTCACTGGGCTGGTTCTTGGGAAGAACAAGATGAAGAAGACAAAGGTTAATCTGTTGGGAGGGGGGTTGAATTTCAAGACAGGGATAGAACACTTCTGTGTGCATCCTGGAGGGAGGGCAGTTATTGATGGTGTTGGAAAGGGTCTTAGGCTGTCTGAATATGACCTAGAACCTGCAAGAATGGCACTTCACCGTTGGGGGAACACTTCTTGCGGTGGGCTTTGGTACGTTTTGGGTTACATGGAGGCGAAGAAGAGGTTGAAGAAGGGTGATAGGATTCTGATGATCAGTCTTGGAGCTGGGTTCAAGTGCAACAACTGTGTTTGGGAGGTGATGAGGGACTTGTCTGATACCAATGTGTGGAAGGATTGCATAGAAAGTTACCCTCTACAGAACATAAGTAACCCTTTCAAGGACAAGTATGAGTGGATCAATGACGAGTATCTTAGCTTTGTTAGGTTCGATTTTAGCAGGATTGTCCATTAG